One Brassica napus cultivar Da-Ae chromosome A1, Da-Ae, whole genome shotgun sequence genomic region harbors:
- the LOC125579906 gene encoding uncharacterized protein LOC125579906 — protein sequence MKTIVLNPGKCIIGLKPIDYLIIAETKEPINRESLHIAETHFPHGVNKCYIDGAWKEHDLYTGQGWVYRKDESNDTMMGAMSIRRSLSPLHAECEALIWAMECMKTLQISEVVFATDCSQLVKMVSTPTEWPAFTTHMEEFLRCKEFFLNFTIQHIPRAQNTLADKLARGARTSPSAMVYVDSVPPRWLSDQESS from the coding sequence atgaaaacaatCGTACTAAATCCGGGAAAATGTATCATTGGTCTTAAACCTATTGATTATCTGATTATTGCAGAGACAAAGGAACCTATAAACCGTGAATCTCTACATATTGCAGAGACCCATTTTCCACATGGAGTTAACAAGTGTTATATAGATGGAGCATGGAAGGAACATGATCTTTATACAGGGCAGGGATGGGTCTACAGAAAAGATGAATCAAACGATACTATGATGGGTGCAATGTCTATTCGCAGGAGTCTATCACCTTTACATGCTGAATGTGAAGCGTTGATATGGGCGatggagtgcatgaagaccctaCAAATCTCAGAGGTGGTGTTTGCAACAgactgttctcaattggtgaagatggtgtctacACCGACAGAATGGCCGGCGTTCACTACACACATGGAGGAGTTTCTGCGATGTAAGGAATTCTTTCTCAACTTTACTATCCAGCATATACCAAGGGCGCAAAATACTCTGGCGGACAAGCTGGCACGAGGTGCTAGAACTTCACCATCtgctatggtttatgttgaCTCAGTTCCTCCGAGGTGGCTCTCGGATCAGGAATCTTCTTAG